In Pedobacter heparinus DSM 2366, the following are encoded in one genomic region:
- a CDS encoding glycosyltransferase family 4 protein — translation MKKLAIITTHPIQYYAPVFKLMQQRGQLNVKVFYTWGEEASQKYDPGFGKTISWDIPLLDGYPYAWVQNTAAVKGSHHFKGIQNPDLVRQLVAWQPEAILVYGWAYPSHLKVLRHFKGKLPLYFRGDSTLLNETTSLKRLLKILFLKWVYKNVDHAFYAGTNNKHYFKKFGLKDEQLTLAPHAIDNNRYAKNRTIEIKRLRDSLNIGDQDILILYAGKFEAVKNLELLLKVFIELNRPGTHLLFTGNGKEEVQLKKKAEQSTSAANIHFLDFQNQSFMPVLHQAADLFCLPSISETWGLSVNEAMACSKPILVSDKVGCAVDLVKSECNGAIFKSGSSDSMTLHLTALLDKGKEGLAQMGLLSKKIIDDWSIPVQVEAIESAVLKHG, via the coding sequence TTGAAAAAGTTAGCTATTATTACTACGCATCCCATTCAGTATTATGCTCCTGTTTTTAAACTGATGCAGCAACGTGGGCAGTTAAATGTCAAGGTGTTTTATACCTGGGGCGAAGAAGCTTCGCAAAAATACGATCCTGGATTCGGCAAAACCATCAGCTGGGATATACCTCTACTTGATGGTTATCCTTACGCATGGGTACAGAATACCGCAGCTGTTAAGGGTTCGCATCATTTTAAAGGCATTCAAAATCCGGACTTAGTCCGGCAATTAGTAGCCTGGCAACCGGAAGCAATTTTGGTATATGGCTGGGCCTATCCTAGTCATTTAAAAGTTTTGCGCCATTTTAAAGGCAAATTACCCCTATATTTCAGGGGAGATTCTACCCTCTTAAATGAAACTACAAGTTTAAAAAGATTACTGAAAATCCTATTCCTGAAATGGGTTTATAAGAACGTAGACCACGCATTTTATGCGGGCACAAATAACAAGCACTATTTTAAAAAGTTTGGCTTAAAAGATGAGCAGTTAACCTTAGCGCCCCATGCCATAGACAATAACCGCTATGCCAAGAACAGGACAATTGAGATAAAAAGATTAAGGGATTCCTTAAACATCGGGGATCAGGATATTTTAATCCTTTATGCAGGAAAATTTGAGGCTGTCAAAAATCTGGAACTACTGTTAAAGGTTTTTATTGAACTTAACCGTCCAGGCACCCATCTGTTATTTACCGGTAACGGTAAGGAAGAAGTACAGCTTAAAAAGAAAGCGGAACAAAGTACTTCAGCAGCAAATATTCATTTCCTGGATTTTCAAAATCAGTCTTTCATGCCCGTACTTCATCAGGCGGCAGATCTGTTTTGCCTGCCCTCAATAAGCGAAACCTGGGGGCTGTCCGTAAATGAAGCCATGGCCTGTTCCAAACCCATTTTAGTATCGGATAAGGTGGGTTGTGCTGTTGATCTGGTTAAATCAGAATGTAATGGCGCTATTTTTAAATCCGGTTCTTCAGACAGCATGACCCTTCATTTAACAGCATTGCTGGATAAAGGAAAAGAAGGCCTGGCACAGATGGGCCTTCTTTCGAAAAAAATTATTGATGACTGGAGCATCCCGGTACAGGTTGAAGCCATTGAATCTGCAGTTTTAAAACATGGATAA
- a CDS encoding exosortase Y-associated Wzy-like protein: MDNRTSIEQYLILFAPWVLASLLKDNAVLSYFIAWAGSFFIFYLTLTGKIKALPEDRNIAGQLMRPIFLVQFIFAGYMCCTTLFYFFDVLGYVDFRKMDGFYFADPEKLRLTAQCQRYYCLAHASFVTGILVFMRYPVVQKYSYNPAALTRLIFAIALITLSLSYLLLYIGGLSQFSHQLNTLSFIAGTLALAFAVPQRKTWSIIACLVIYGFNFYQALISGFKEPIILSILILGIFLYPAYKKTVATTFIPLLFMLFILLPTYNRVFRQHAWSDNVSADEASQLALESALNEEEVDTDNWSFFAYRLSEIDMFTKYVQSTPTHVNYYGFELVKQSLSSIIPRIFWPSKPITEQIVMERVYNAGVASRRSNVSAKPAFVVDAYLSAGTAGIFICLFIYGAVCQLIATKAEELFGGYVLGTALVFTGLFQVFWRGQSFEFLFNTVCWSYVTMYIIFWILRFTQILKPQ, encoded by the coding sequence ATGGATAACCGTACATCGATTGAACAATACTTGATCCTCTTTGCACCATGGGTGCTGGCCTCCTTATTAAAAGACAATGCTGTACTGTCTTATTTTATCGCGTGGGCAGGCTCGTTTTTTATATTCTACCTTACTTTAACCGGAAAAATAAAAGCCCTGCCAGAAGATCGAAATATAGCAGGACAACTTATGCGGCCCATTTTTCTGGTCCAGTTCATTTTTGCCGGTTATATGTGCTGTACCACCCTATTTTACTTTTTTGATGTACTGGGTTATGTTGATTTCAGAAAAATGGATGGTTTTTATTTTGCAGACCCAGAAAAACTAAGGCTAACCGCTCAATGCCAACGCTATTATTGTTTGGCCCATGCAAGTTTTGTAACTGGCATACTGGTTTTCATGCGCTACCCAGTTGTACAAAAATACAGCTATAATCCTGCGGCACTGACCAGGCTGATCTTCGCTATAGCTTTAATTACACTTAGCCTATCTTACCTGCTTTTATATATCGGGGGCTTATCACAGTTTTCCCATCAGCTCAATACCCTAAGTTTTATTGCAGGTACCCTTGCCCTGGCCTTTGCCGTCCCACAAAGAAAAACATGGAGTATAATTGCCTGCCTGGTCATCTATGGATTTAATTTTTATCAGGCCCTCATCTCGGGGTTTAAAGAGCCCATTATTTTAAGCATACTCATCCTGGGGATTTTTTTATACCCGGCCTATAAAAAGACAGTGGCCACCACCTTCATACCACTCTTGTTCATGCTTTTTATATTACTGCCTACCTATAACCGGGTATTTCGCCAGCATGCCTGGTCAGACAATGTATCTGCAGATGAAGCGAGCCAGCTTGCTTTGGAGTCGGCCCTGAACGAAGAAGAGGTGGACACCGACAACTGGTCCTTTTTCGCTTACAGGTTAAGTGAAATAGATATGTTTACCAAATATGTCCAATCTACACCAACCCATGTCAATTATTATGGGTTTGAGCTGGTCAAACAATCCCTCAGCTCCATCATTCCCCGTATTTTCTGGCCATCTAAGCCCATTACTGAGCAAATTGTAATGGAACGGGTTTACAACGCAGGCGTCGCCTCCCGGAGATCAAATGTTTCAGCCAAACCCGCTTTTGTGGTAGATGCTTATCTATCAGCTGGTACTGCCGGAATATTTATATGCCTGTTCATTTACGGGGCGGTTTGCCAGCTGATAGCCACAAAGGCCGAGGAATTGTTTGGCGGATATGTATTGGGCACGGCATTGGTGTTTACCGGTCTGTTCCAGGTTTTCTGGCGGGGACAAAGTTTTGAGTTCCTGTTCAATACCGTCTGCTGGAGTTATGTAACCATGTATATCATTTTCTGGATTTTGCGCTTTACCCAGATTTTAAAACCACAATGA
- a CDS encoding XrtY-associated glycosyltransferase XYAG1: MKILQISAAYKPAYVYGGPTMSVSKLSEQLSKHGHHVAVFTTTANGLEELPVTRNIPQNVDGVPVTYFKRLTKDHSHFSPWLLIRLWKEVRKYDVVHIHAWWNLVSVLSCLISCMRGVPVVLSPRGTLSPYSFGNNHILIKKMLHKLIGRSLLNRCYLHTTSAREQEAMYKLLKPKGIFNIHNAVNLPAIFPKQSMDQTVLVLKLLFFSRIDPKKGLELLFAALSEISIPYSLTIAGNGDENYITYLKELARHYQIEHSLTWLGFKNNHKFELIAGHHLLVLPSYDENFGNVVIESLGVGTAVLISKEVGLAQYVKKNNLGWICETAASSIKKNLVHIYHNPGTLNIIREFAPFIVTNEFNEDKLIEQYVAMYQQISLA, encoded by the coding sequence ATGAAAATTCTTCAAATTAGCGCCGCTTATAAACCTGCTTACGTTTACGGAGGACCAACCATGTCTGTTTCAAAACTTAGTGAACAGCTCAGCAAACATGGGCATCATGTAGCAGTATTTACAACTACCGCAAATGGCCTGGAAGAACTTCCCGTAACCAGAAATATCCCACAAAATGTGGATGGTGTGCCGGTAACTTATTTTAAACGCCTCACAAAAGACCATAGCCACTTTTCTCCCTGGTTATTGATCAGGTTATGGAAAGAGGTAAGAAAATATGATGTGGTCCACATCCATGCCTGGTGGAACCTGGTGTCTGTATTGTCCTGCCTGATCTCCTGTATGCGCGGCGTGCCCGTGGTATTGTCGCCCCGCGGCACTTTAAGTCCCTATTCCTTTGGCAATAACCACATCCTGATCAAAAAAATGTTGCATAAGCTTATCGGCAGGTCCCTCTTAAACCGGTGTTATTTACACACTACTTCTGCCCGGGAGCAGGAGGCCATGTACAAGCTTCTTAAACCCAAGGGTATTTTTAACATTCACAATGCAGTAAACCTTCCGGCCATTTTCCCAAAACAGAGCATGGACCAAACAGTACTGGTACTTAAACTTTTGTTCTTTTCCAGGATTGATCCTAAAAAAGGATTAGAATTACTGTTTGCGGCACTTTCGGAGATTTCTATTCCTTACAGTTTAACGATTGCCGGAAACGGTGATGAAAATTACATCACCTATTTAAAAGAACTGGCCAGGCATTATCAGATTGAGCACTCCCTGACCTGGCTGGGTTTTAAAAACAACCATAAATTTGAGCTGATTGCCGGGCACCACTTATTGGTGCTGCCCTCTTATGATGAAAATTTTGGCAATGTGGTAATCGAAAGCCTTGGCGTAGGCACTGCCGTCCTGATCAGCAAAGAAGTGGGTTTAGCCCAATATGTCAAAAAAAACAACCTGGGCTGGATATGTGAAACAGCGGCCAGTTCCATAAAAAAGAATCTTGTCCATATATACCATAACCCCGGCACATTAAATATCATCAGGGAATTTGCCCCATTTATAGTAACAAATGAGTTTAATGAAGACAAGCTCATTGAACAGTATGTAGCCATGTATCAACAGATCAGCCTTGCTTAA
- a CDS encoding glycosyltransferase family 2 protein: MLNPHYTFIILTYNEETHLPRLLNSIYELNAAVCILDSGSTDHTMTIAATYNAQIKQHPFKNHPWQWHHALSTFDIKTPWVIGLDADQVISDELSTLLLNFRDEDYADVSGIYFNRKNYFKGRWLKYGGYYPFYLLKMFRYGIGYSDLSENMDHRFIVPGKTIIWKNAYLLEENLKENQISFWIDKHNRYSDLLAQEEIERRKKLRIQTIKASFWGTPDQRTARLKQMWWRMPLFIRPVIYFIYRYIFRLGILDGYAGFIFHFMQAFWFRLVVDIKIKELLDNEQTD; the protein is encoded by the coding sequence TTGCTTAACCCTCATTACACTTTCATTATATTAACCTATAATGAAGAAACACACCTGCCCAGGTTGTTAAACTCCATTTATGAATTAAATGCAGCGGTTTGCATCCTGGATTCTGGAAGTACCGACCATACCATGACCATTGCAGCAACCTACAATGCACAAATTAAACAACATCCTTTTAAAAACCACCCCTGGCAATGGCACCATGCCTTAAGCACTTTTGACATCAAAACGCCCTGGGTTATTGGCCTTGATGCAGACCAGGTCATTTCTGATGAACTCAGCACACTATTGCTGAACTTTAGAGATGAAGATTACGCAGATGTATCCGGCATCTATTTTAACCGTAAAAATTATTTCAAAGGCCGGTGGTTAAAATATGGGGGCTATTATCCTTTCTATCTTTTAAAAATGTTCAGGTATGGTATCGGTTATTCCGACCTGAGCGAAAATATGGACCACCGTTTTATTGTTCCCGGAAAAACCATCATCTGGAAAAATGCTTACCTGCTGGAAGAAAACCTGAAAGAGAACCAGATCAGCTTCTGGATAGACAAGCACAACCGTTACAGCGACCTGCTGGCGCAGGAAGAAATAGAACGCAGAAAGAAATTAAGGATACAAACCATCAAAGCTTCATTTTGGGGAACACCCGATCAGCGCACTGCCCGGCTTAAGCAAATGTGGTGGCGCATGCCATTATTTATCCGCCCGGTTATATATTTCATTTACCGCTACATCTTCCGGCTGGGTATACTGGACGGCTATGCCGGTTTCATTTTCCATTTTATGCAGGCTTTTTGGTTCCGCCTGGTGGTAGACATCAAGATAAAAGAGCTTTTAGATAATGAACAAACAGACTGA
- a CDS encoding putative colanic acid biosynthesis acetyltransferase translates to MNKQTDLSTYVHAAAHRNYSPLKRILWFYVNTLIFKTGLFPSSRLKVMLLRCFGAKVGKKVVIRPGVNIKHPWLLSIGTHAWIGENVWIDNLVQVSIGNHVCLSQGATLLTGSHNYKDPAFGLITGAVTLEDGVWIGARATVNHSITASSHAVLTAGSVATKNLEAWFIYQGNPASKTRPRFIS, encoded by the coding sequence ATGAACAAACAGACTGACCTTTCTACCTATGTCCATGCGGCAGCGCATCGCAATTACAGCCCGCTGAAAAGGATACTCTGGTTTTATGTCAACACCTTGATCTTTAAAACAGGGCTGTTTCCATCCAGCCGGCTCAAAGTTATGTTACTGCGTTGTTTTGGGGCCAAAGTTGGCAAAAAAGTGGTCATCAGGCCTGGCGTAAACATCAAGCATCCCTGGCTGCTGAGTATCGGAACACATGCCTGGATCGGTGAAAACGTTTGGATCGACAACCTGGTACAGGTATCCATCGGCAACCATGTCTGTTTATCCCAGGGTGCAACCCTACTTACGGGCAGTCACAATTACAAAGACCCGGCCTTTGGCCTCATTACCGGGGCAGTTACTTTAGAGGATGGGGTATGGATTGGTGCCAGAGCTACGGTTAACCACAGCATAACGGCCTCCTCACATGCGGTACTTACTGCCGGATCCGTGGCCACAAAGAATTTAGAAGCCTGGTTTATTTATCAGGGCAATCCTGCCAGCAAGACCAGGCCCCGTTTTATCAGTTAA
- a CDS encoding MraY family glycosyltransferase: MTSYLQEHQPIYYILVVLSSISITLLSIPSIIFIARERRLYDDLGHLRKLHKADVPRLGGVAIFVSFSITLLFWNITGPALPLNYLLTACIMLFAIGIKDDLAGVNHRTKFIIQFIAGLTLSVAGNIRLSNLYGLFGIYELSYFPSVLLSILIIIFIINAFNLIDGIDGLAATTGIIVNSVFSALLISMHQYQLAAISLSLAGAILGFIKFNISPAKIFMGDTGSLLTGLVSAVVALKFLEAAHSSGGLFSWGPSALGICMAILIGPLSDTLRIFVVRLSKGRSPFVGDRNHIHHRILKLGFSHLQTTLILAGLNGSVILLAFFLADYGNGIIILSIALLLMLFNWILTYFIRSKDRESYALRNLFV; this comes from the coding sequence ATGACAAGCTATTTACAGGAACACCAGCCGATCTATTATATCCTGGTTGTGCTCAGTTCAATTTCTATTACCTTACTCAGCATCCCATCTATCATATTTATAGCACGTGAAAGGCGGTTGTATGACGACCTGGGACATTTGCGAAAGCTGCATAAAGCTGATGTGCCGCGTTTGGGTGGTGTGGCCATATTTGTGAGCTTTAGCATTACGCTGCTGTTCTGGAACATTACAGGCCCGGCCTTACCCCTCAATTATCTGTTAACGGCCTGCATTATGCTGTTTGCGATTGGCATTAAAGACGACTTGGCAGGCGTTAACCACCGTACCAAGTTCATCATACAATTTATTGCAGGCTTAACACTCAGCGTTGCCGGCAATATCCGGCTCAGCAACCTATATGGCTTGTTTGGCATCTATGAACTCTCCTATTTTCCAAGCGTGCTCCTGTCTATATTGATCATCATATTTATCATTAACGCCTTTAACCTGATCGATGGCATCGACGGGCTGGCCGCCACTACAGGGATCATTGTGAACAGTGTATTTTCAGCCCTGCTGATCAGCATGCACCAGTACCAGCTGGCGGCCATTTCCCTGTCGCTGGCAGGCGCTATTCTAGGTTTTATTAAGTTTAACATCAGCCCTGCAAAAATATTTATGGGCGATACCGGCTCATTGTTAACCGGACTGGTATCGGCAGTGGTGGCTTTAAAATTCCTGGAAGCGGCACATTCCTCAGGCGGTCTTTTCAGCTGGGGGCCATCTGCATTGGGCATCTGTATGGCCATTTTAATCGGCCCCCTTTCCGATACCTTAAGGATTTTTGTGGTGCGCTTGTCAAAGGGCAGGTCGCCATTTGTGGGCGACCGCAACCACATCCACCACCGGATCTTAAAACTGGGTTTCAGCCATCTGCAAACCACCCTCATTTTAGCAGGCCTAAACGGTTCGGTCATTCTGCTGGCTTTCTTTCTGGCCGATTACGGCAATGGGATCATCATCCTTTCCATCGCCCTGCTCCTGATGTTGTTCAACTGGATACTCACCTATTTTATCCGCTCAAAAGACCGCGAAAGCTATGCGCTGCGCAATTTGTTTGTTTAA
- a CDS encoding PAS domain-containing protein, producing the protein MPNFKELAERSHLMARLKIEEEKYNNLLTRFNTLSKATSDAIWDLDIKSGYMVWNKGIVGIFGHRDIAPTREWWLSHIHPEDLDLVLNEFEQLFKNHKNRTKTEYRFRCADGTYKSVLDRSFTLFDEEEKPVRIIGSIQDITERVNYVNAMQEQNVRLREISWIQSHEVRAPLARIMGLVKLLDATAETHPDVKELVGHLSGSAAELDNVISNILKRTS; encoded by the coding sequence GTGCCCAATTTTAAAGAACTAGCCGAACGCAGCCACCTGATGGCCCGATTAAAAATAGAGGAAGAAAAGTACAACAATCTGTTGACCCGATTCAATACACTTTCAAAAGCTACCAGCGATGCCATCTGGGACCTGGACATCAAAAGCGGATATATGGTATGGAACAAAGGTATTGTGGGGATTTTTGGTCACCGGGACATTGCCCCTACCCGCGAATGGTGGTTAAGCCATATCCATCCGGAGGATTTGGACCTGGTGCTTAATGAATTCGAACAGCTGTTCAAAAACCATAAAAACCGGACAAAGACCGAATACCGTTTCAGGTGTGCCGATGGCACCTATAAATCAGTTTTAGACCGCTCTTTTACCCTTTTCGATGAAGAGGAAAAGCCGGTAAGGATCATTGGTTCTATACAGGACATTACAGAGCGGGTCAATTATGTGAATGCCATGCAGGAACAAAATGTCCGGTTAAGGGAGATTTCCTGGATCCAGTCGCACGAAGTACGGGCACCCTTAGCGCGGATCATGGGCCTGGTGAAGCTGCTGGATGCCACTGCTGAAACCCATCCTGATGTGAAAGAGCTGGTAGGCCACCTTAGCGGATCTGCAGCAGAGCTGGACAATGTGATCAGTAATATCCTTAAACGGACTTCTTAA
- a CDS encoding chemotaxis protein CheB, with protein MMAEHKEKYIVAIGASAGGLEAIHEFFDHMPQSSNFSFVVIQHLSSDYKSLLVELVAKHTNMKVIEAANDMLIEPDCVYIIPNNKLMTVKRGKLKLADKSLIKAPNTAIDTFLHTLAEDKKEKAIAIILSGTGTDGTRGIQSIKACGGMVMVQDPETAKFDGMPNSAISSGNADFILPAKKMYQELFNYIKEEPLLLEEDKMDEKLLDQIFNMVHRQSGNDFNLYKTPTIIRRIGRRMNETRIKRLEDYVKYLASDKEEVKILAKDFLIGVTKFFRDHQAYELLAEKIFPDLIHAKTENDLVKVWVCACSTGQEAYSIAVLLNECVEQSGKKLDIKVFATDIDEKSIEIASANKYPESIIKEIPPDLFRKYFVKDGKFYGVIPQIRKQVVFAKHDVIKSPPFIKNDMVTCRNMLIYVNGILQEKILSTFHFSLNRDGYLFLGSSETASVLKEGLREISGKWKVYQKSGPINYSNYNTYSTGGRILEQKAKKEKSIADVPLTAAEKSFNKFITNDLGYVGIFIDKAYIIQDAVGNYRQFLSLPDDKIELNLLKMVPREISIVLNSALRKSWKENKNTHLKRIRFKRKEDDVYLNISIRPPEIHQGNDYTMIVFGESTMEVIPDKEDLVMSLLSNDQQNEYVFELEAELNETRSNLQLAVEEMETTNEELQSSNEELLSANEELQSGNEELQSLNEELHTLNTEHQVKIRELVELNDDLDNYFRSTDIGQVFLDGNLYIRKFNPAAVSMVNLIDADIGRSIDHISNNIKAENLSEDIRSVLLTGRTLEKEVQLKNGNRSLMRILPYLRKDRKTDGVVITFVDVSHITELNNIISGVFNASLNAVMAFTAVRNQEYFIVDFKCVAFNDVALAFLGKKKDELYNAMLVKQLPELAEGNLFGRYTSVVEKGSSLQTEFQLMNKRWFQLVAVKMSDGFAATLTDITDRKRADQRLKKNYNELIAVRENLKLLNVELEEKVRQRTKELTASENRFNEVAKATNDTIWDWSLVNNNMWRSENLNVMFGYSNSDENSNIGFWFDKIHPEDRKRVQDSVYEAINNNEKQWSAEYRVLKANGEYAIIFDRGSILHDDFNTPYRMVGSMVDITKTNELQKELMEKKDEFMSIASHELKTPITSIKGFLQLTKRAAAKGTADRDMLIYIDKANRQLENLTFLVNDLLDVSKIQAGKMQFNYSEFNIRKLIAECVDDMQNTEGYEISLKHTDDIDIYADQHRIEQVIKNFLSNAIKYSPDNKVVIVYTKLMGKEIRVCVQDFGIGIAPDKAKLVFDRFFRVDHVNYQFSGLGLGLYICAEIVTRHGGTIGVQSEEGKGSEFWFQIPLKPKH; from the coding sequence ATGATGGCTGAACATAAGGAAAAATATATAGTTGCAATCGGTGCATCGGCAGGTGGACTGGAAGCCATACATGAGTTTTTTGACCATATGCCACAAAGCTCAAATTTTTCTTTTGTGGTCATCCAGCACCTTTCTTCCGATTACAAAAGCCTGCTCGTTGAACTGGTGGCCAAGCATACCAATATGAAGGTGATTGAAGCCGCGAATGATATGCTGATTGAACCGGACTGTGTATACATCATTCCCAACAATAAGCTGATGACCGTAAAGCGGGGGAAGCTTAAACTGGCAGATAAATCGCTGATAAAAGCCCCGAACACCGCCATAGACACTTTTCTGCATACCCTTGCCGAGGACAAAAAGGAAAAGGCAATTGCCATCATTTTATCTGGTACCGGTACAGACGGTACCAGGGGCATACAAAGCATTAAAGCATGTGGTGGAATGGTAATGGTGCAGGATCCTGAAACGGCCAAATTTGATGGAATGCCCAACAGTGCAATTTCTTCGGGTAATGCAGATTTTATATTGCCGGCAAAAAAGATGTACCAGGAATTGTTCAATTATATCAAAGAAGAACCATTACTGCTGGAAGAAGACAAGATGGATGAAAAATTGCTGGATCAAATTTTCAATATGGTGCACCGGCAAAGTGGCAACGATTTTAATTTGTACAAAACGCCCACCATTATCCGCCGGATTGGACGAAGAATGAATGAGACCAGGATAAAGCGGTTGGAGGATTATGTGAAATACCTGGCATCGGATAAGGAAGAGGTTAAAATACTGGCCAAAGATTTTCTGATCGGGGTAACCAAATTTTTCAGGGATCATCAGGCTTATGAATTGCTGGCAGAAAAAATATTTCCCGATCTGATTCATGCAAAAACTGAAAACGACCTGGTAAAGGTATGGGTATGTGCATGCAGTACCGGTCAGGAGGCCTATTCTATAGCCGTATTGCTGAATGAATGTGTAGAGCAGTCGGGTAAAAAACTGGACATTAAAGTTTTTGCTACCGACATTGATGAAAAAAGCATTGAAATTGCATCGGCCAACAAATATCCGGAATCGATCATTAAGGAAATCCCCCCGGATTTGTTCCGCAAGTATTTTGTAAAGGATGGTAAATTTTACGGGGTGATTCCCCAAATCCGGAAACAGGTGGTATTTGCGAAGCACGATGTGATTAAATCGCCCCCTTTTATAAAGAATGATATGGTAACCTGCCGCAACATGCTGATTTATGTGAATGGCATATTGCAGGAAAAAATCTTATCAACCTTTCATTTTTCCCTAAACAGAGATGGTTACCTGTTCCTCGGATCGAGTGAAACCGCATCTGTGCTGAAGGAGGGCCTCAGAGAGATTTCGGGTAAATGGAAGGTGTACCAGAAGTCGGGGCCAATCAATTATTCAAATTACAATACCTATAGCACGGGTGGCAGGATCCTGGAGCAGAAGGCTAAAAAAGAGAAATCCATTGCTGATGTTCCGCTTACAGCAGCAGAAAAGAGTTTCAATAAATTTATTACCAATGATCTTGGCTATGTTGGAATATTTATCGACAAAGCCTATATCATACAGGATGCTGTAGGAAATTACAGGCAGTTTCTGTCTTTACCGGATGATAAGATAGAGCTCAACCTGTTGAAAATGGTACCGAGAGAGATTTCTATTGTTTTGAACAGCGCCCTGCGAAAGTCATGGAAGGAAAATAAAAATACACACCTGAAACGGATCCGCTTTAAGCGTAAGGAGGATGATGTATATCTGAACATTTCTATCAGGCCCCCAGAAATACATCAAGGCAATGATTACACCATGATTGTATTTGGTGAAAGTACCATGGAGGTAATTCCGGACAAAGAAGACCTGGTGATGTCGCTCCTGTCCAATGACCAGCAAAATGAATATGTATTTGAACTGGAGGCTGAACTAAACGAGACGCGCAGCAATCTGCAGCTCGCAGTGGAGGAAATGGAAACCACCAATGAGGAGTTGCAGTCGAGCAATGAGGAGCTGTTGTCTGCAAATGAGGAGCTGCAGTCGGGAAATGAAGAACTGCAATCGCTGAATGAGGAATTGCACACCTTAAATACGGAACATCAGGTGAAAATCAGAGAATTGGTAGAGCTGAACGATGACCTTGACAATTATTTCCGGAGTACGGATATTGGTCAGGTTTTTTTAGACGGTAATTTATACATCCGGAAATTTAACCCAGCAGCTGTAAGTATGGTAAACCTGATTGATGCAGATATTGGCAGGTCGATTGACCATATTTCGAATAACATTAAGGCCGAAAACCTGTCTGAAGATATCCGCTCGGTTCTGCTTACCGGCAGGACATTGGAAAAGGAAGTGCAGTTAAAAAATGGTAACCGCAGTTTGATGCGCATACTGCCTTACCTGCGCAAGGACAGAAAAACAGATGGCGTTGTGATTACTTTCGTGGATGTATCGCACATTACTGAATTGAACAACATCATCTCCGGCGTTTTTAATGCAAGTTTAAATGCGGTAATGGCTTTTACAGCCGTCAGGAACCAGGAATATTTTATCGTGGATTTTAAGTGCGTTGCCTTTAATGATGTAGCACTTGCTTTTCTGGGTAAGAAAAAAGACGAACTGTACAACGCGATGCTGGTGAAACAGTTACCTGAACTTGCAGAAGGTAACCTGTTTGGCAGATATACCAGTGTGGTAGAGAAAGGCAGTTCTTTACAGACTGAATTTCAGTTGATGAACAAAAGGTGGTTCCAATTGGTGGCCGTAAAAATGTCTGATGGGTTTGCCGCAACCTTAACCGACATTACCGACCGTAAACGGGCCGATCAGCGACTGAAGAAAAATTATAATGAACTGATTGCAGTGCGGGAAAATCTGAAGCTGTTGAACGTAGAGCTGGAAGAAAAGGTAAGACAGCGTACAAAAGAGTTGACGGCCAGCGAGAACCGCTTTAACGAGGTTGCCAAGGCCACCAATGATACCATATGGGACTGGAGCCTGGTGAATAATAACATGTGGAGAAGTGAAAACCTCAATGTGATGTTTGGTTATTCGAATTCGGATGAAAATAGCAATATTGGATTTTGGTTTGATAAAATTCATCCGGAAGACCGAAAAAGGGTGCAGGATAGTGTTTACGAGGCCATTAACAACAACGAAAAACAGTGGTCGGCAGAGTATCGGGTGTTAAAGGCCAATGGGGAATATGCCATTATTTTTGACCGGGGCAGTATTTTACACGATGACTTTAATACACCTTACCGGATGGTGGGCTCTATGGTAGACATTACCAAAACAAATGAACTGCAAAAAGAACTCATGGAAAAGAAAGACGAATTTATGAGTATTGCAAGCCATGAGCTGAAAACGCCGATTACCAGTATTAAAGGGTTTTTACAGCTGACCAAACGGGCAGCAGCAAAAGGTACGGCCGACCGCGACATGCTCATTTACATTGACAAGGCCAACCGGCAGCTGGAGAATTTAACATTTCTGGTAAATGACCTGCTGGATGTATCCAAAATCCAGGCTGGAAAGATGCAATTCAATTACAGCGAGTTTAATATACGTAAACTGATAGCAGAATGCGTGGATGATATGCAGAATACTGAGGGATATGAAATTAGCCTTAAACATACAGACGATATCGATATTTATGCCGATCAGCACAGAATTGAACAGGTGATCAAAAATTTTCTGTCGAATGCCATCAAGTATTCGCCTGACAATAAGGTGGTGATTGTGTATACTAAGTTGATGGGTAAGGAGATACGGGTATGTGTGCAGGATTTTGGGATCGGTATAGCACCGGATAAGGCAAAATTGGTGTTCGACAGGTTCTTTAGGGTAGATCATGTCAATTACCAGTTTTCGGGGCTCGGACTGGGGTTATACATTTGTGCCGAGATCGTAACCCGTCATGGGGGAACCATCGGCGTGCAAAGTGAGGAAGGTAAGGGATCAGAATTCTGGTTCCAGATTCCACTGAAACCGAAACACTAA